From Amycolatopsis sp. cg9, one genomic window encodes:
- the rplA gene encoding 50S ribosomal protein L1, translating into MTKHSKAYRQAAELIDKARLYAPLEAAKLAKETSKTKMDATVEVAMRLGVDPRKADQMVRGTVNLPHGTGKTARVIVFAVGDKAAEAEAAGADAVGTDELIERIQGGWLDFDAAIATPDQMAKVGRIARILGPRGLMPNPKTGTVTPAVEKAVKDIKGGKINFRVDKQANLHLVIGKASFDTEKLVENYAAALDEILRAKPSSAKGRYLKKVTFTTTMGPGIPVDPLRTRNLLTEEAAI; encoded by the coding sequence ATGACCAAGCACAGCAAGGCTTACCGCCAGGCTGCGGAGCTCATCGACAAGGCGCGCCTGTACGCGCCGCTCGAGGCCGCGAAGCTGGCGAAGGAGACCTCCAAGACCAAGATGGACGCGACCGTCGAGGTCGCGATGCGTCTCGGTGTGGACCCCCGCAAGGCCGACCAGATGGTCCGCGGCACCGTGAACCTGCCGCACGGCACCGGTAAGACCGCCCGCGTCATCGTCTTCGCCGTCGGCGACAAGGCCGCCGAGGCCGAAGCCGCCGGCGCGGACGCGGTCGGCACCGACGAGCTGATCGAGCGCATCCAGGGTGGCTGGCTCGACTTCGACGCCGCGATCGCGACGCCGGACCAGATGGCCAAGGTGGGCCGCATCGCCCGCATCCTCGGCCCGCGTGGCCTGATGCCGAACCCGAAGACCGGCACGGTGACCCCCGCGGTCGAGAAGGCCGTGAAGGACATCAAGGGCGGCAAGATCAACTTCCGCGTCGACAAGCAGGCCAACCTGCACCTGGTGATCGGCAAGGCTTCCTTCGACACGGAGAAGCTGGTCGAGAACTACGCCGCCGCGCTGGACGAGATCCTCCGCGCCAAGCCGTCCTCGGCGAAGGGCCGCTACCTGAAGAAGGTCACCTTCACCACGACGATGGGCCCGGGCATCCCGGTCGACCCGCTGCGGACCCGCAACCTCCTCACCGAGGAAGCTGCCATCTGA
- a CDS encoding alpha/beta fold hydrolase, whose product MPTFASFDGLRLNYTVWEGDAAHRPVLLQHGFAADTNANWISTGVVAALRSAGLTVISLDARGHGRSEKPHDEACYTDDSMARDVSALLDELALDEVAMVGYSMGAIIALTATAADKRIRCLATGGVGSGIVDFGGVDLRVVKPADIASALLAEDPSTVPPSGVPFRLLADATGGDRRALAAVALASKESHLDLSSIGVPTLVLAGDQDQLAAEPERLAAAIAGARLVRIPGDHMTAVMSPAFSEALVAFLSAPHPR is encoded by the coding sequence ATGCCGACTTTCGCGTCGTTCGACGGGCTCCGGTTGAACTACACCGTGTGGGAGGGCGACGCCGCCCACCGCCCGGTGCTGCTCCAGCACGGCTTCGCGGCCGACACGAACGCGAACTGGATCTCCACCGGCGTCGTGGCGGCGTTGCGCTCCGCCGGTTTGACCGTGATTTCCCTGGACGCGCGCGGCCACGGCCGTTCGGAGAAGCCGCACGACGAGGCCTGCTACACCGATGACTCAATGGCCCGCGACGTCTCGGCCCTGCTGGACGAACTGGCCCTCGACGAGGTCGCGATGGTCGGCTACTCGATGGGCGCGATCATCGCCCTGACCGCAACGGCGGCGGACAAGCGCATCCGCTGCCTGGCCACCGGCGGCGTCGGCTCGGGCATCGTCGACTTCGGCGGCGTCGACCTCCGGGTGGTGAAGCCGGCGGACATCGCTTCGGCCCTGCTGGCGGAGGACCCGTCGACGGTCCCGCCATCAGGCGTCCCATTCCGGTTGCTGGCCGACGCGACCGGCGGCGACCGGCGTGCGTTGGCCGCGGTGGCGCTGGCGTCGAAGGAAAGCCACCTGGACCTGTCCTCGATCGGAGTGCCGACGTTGGTGCTGGCGGGCGACCAGGACCAGCTGGCCGCGGAGCCGGAAAGGCTGGCGGCAGCGATCGCGGGGGCGCGGCTGGTCCGCATCCCGGGCGACCACATGACGGCGGTGATGTCGCCGGCGTTCTCGGAGGCACTGGTGGCGTTCCTGTCGGCACCCCACCCGCGCTGA
- the rplJ gene encoding 50S ribosomal protein L10 translates to MAKPDKVAAVAEIAESFRNSSATVVTQYTGLSVSQLSQLRRALGTSAKYRVAKNTLVKRAAEDAGVTGLEDLFVGATAIAFVEGEAVDAAKALRDFAKDNNALVIKGGYMDGKALSVDEINKIADLDSREVLLSKAAGAFKAKLSQAAALFQAPASQVARLAAALEEKQRNAAGTEAAEAPAES, encoded by the coding sequence ATGGCGAAGCCCGACAAGGTGGCGGCCGTCGCCGAGATCGCGGAGAGCTTCCGCAACAGCTCGGCCACCGTCGTTACCCAGTACACCGGCCTCTCCGTGTCCCAGCTGTCCCAGCTGCGCCGCGCTCTCGGCACCAGTGCCAAGTACCGGGTCGCGAAGAACACCCTCGTCAAGCGTGCCGCGGAAGACGCGGGCGTCACGGGGCTCGAGGACCTGTTCGTCGGTGCCACCGCCATCGCCTTCGTCGAGGGTGAAGCGGTCGACGCCGCCAAGGCGCTTCGCGACTTCGCGAAGGACAACAACGCGCTTGTGATCAAGGGCGGCTACATGGACGGCAAAGCGCTGTCCGTGGACGAGATCAACAAGATCGCCGATCTCGACAGCCGTGAGGTCCTGCTCTCCAAGGCAGCGGGCGCGTTCAAGGCGAAGCTGTCCCAGGCCGCCGCGCTGTTCCAGGCGCCGGCGTCCCAGGTCGCCCGCCTGGCTGCCGCGCTGGAGGAGAAGCAGCGCAACGCCGCCGGTACCGAAGCAGCCGAAGCACCCGCCGAGAGCTGA
- the rplL gene encoding 50S ribosomal protein L7/L12 — translation MAKLSTAELIDAFKELTLLELSEFVKEFEETFDVTAAAPAAVVAAAPGAAPAAAAEEQDEFDVVLEGAGDKKIQVIKVVREVVSGLGLKEAKELVEAAPKALLEKVDKEAAEAAKEKLEAAGAKISIK, via the coding sequence ATGGCGAAGCTGAGCACCGCCGAGCTGATCGACGCCTTCAAGGAGCTCACCCTCCTCGAGCTGTCCGAGTTCGTGAAGGAGTTCGAGGAGACCTTCGACGTCACCGCCGCCGCGCCGGCCGCCGTCGTGGCCGCCGCCCCGGGTGCCGCTCCGGCCGCCGCCGCCGAGGAGCAGGACGAGTTCGACGTCGTCCTCGAGGGCGCCGGCGACAAGAAGATCCAGGTCATCAAGGTCGTCCGCGAGGTCGTCTCGGGCCTGGGCCTGAAGGAGGCCAAGGAGCTGGTCGAGGCCGCTCCCAAGGCCCTCCTGGAGAAGGTCGACAAGGAGGCCGCCGAGGCCGCCAAGGAGAAGCTCGAGGCCGCGGGCGCCAAGATCTCCATCAAGTGA
- a CDS encoding ABC transporter ATP-binding protein, translated as MGAEVVIEGLTKSFGKQAIWRDVTLTLPPGEVSAMLGPSGTGKSVFLKSMIGLLKPDRGRCVINGVDIVTCSEHKLYEIRKLFGVLFQDGALFGSMNLYDNVAFPLREHTKKSETEIRRIVLEKLDMTGLNGADKKLPGEISGGMRKRAGLARALVLDPEIILVDEPDSGLDPVRTTYISQLFLDVNAQIDATFLIVTHNINLARTVPDNLGMLFRKELVMFGPREVLLTSEEPVVKQFLNGRMQGPIGMSEEKDSAQMAAEQAMFDAGHHAGGVEDISGVPPQMQTTPGVPQRMGAVRRKDRVMEVLHRLPQPAQEGIIASLSPEEQRHYGVSPRRVAQAQQQQQQQVPAGARPQGDGVPNQHHGQLPADQVARIPGGGQPPRPGSHRMPPPRDNGPGGR; from the coding sequence ATGGGTGCCGAGGTGGTCATCGAAGGTCTGACCAAGTCCTTCGGTAAGCAGGCCATCTGGCGGGACGTCACGTTGACCCTGCCCCCGGGCGAGGTGTCGGCGATGCTCGGACCGTCCGGAACCGGCAAGTCGGTGTTCCTCAAGTCGATGATCGGCCTGCTCAAGCCCGACCGCGGGCGCTGCGTGATCAACGGCGTCGACATCGTCACCTGCTCCGAACACAAGCTCTACGAGATCCGGAAGCTCTTCGGCGTCCTCTTCCAGGACGGCGCGCTGTTCGGCTCGATGAACCTCTACGACAACGTCGCTTTCCCGCTGCGCGAGCACACGAAGAAGTCCGAGACGGAAATCCGCCGGATCGTCCTCGAAAAGCTCGACATGACGGGTCTGAACGGCGCCGACAAGAAGCTCCCCGGCGAGATCTCCGGCGGTATGCGCAAGCGCGCCGGCCTCGCCCGCGCCCTGGTGCTCGACCCCGAGATCATCCTGGTCGACGAGCCGGACTCGGGTCTCGACCCGGTCCGCACGACCTACATCTCGCAGCTGTTCCTCGACGTGAACGCGCAGATCGACGCGACGTTCCTGATCGTCACGCACAACATCAACCTGGCCCGCACGGTGCCGGACAACCTGGGCATGCTCTTCCGCAAGGAACTGGTCATGTTCGGCCCGCGCGAGGTGCTGCTGACCAGCGAGGAGCCGGTCGTCAAGCAGTTCCTCAACGGCCGGATGCAGGGCCCGATCGGCATGTCCGAGGAGAAGGACTCCGCCCAGATGGCCGCCGAGCAGGCGATGTTCGACGCCGGCCACCACGCGGGCGGGGTCGAGGACATCTCCGGGGTGCCGCCGCAGATGCAGACGACGCCGGGCGTGCCGCAGCGGATGGGCGCGGTCCGCCGCAAGGACCGGGTCATGGAGGTCCTGCACCGGCTGCCGCAGCCCGCGCAGGAGGGCATCATCGCCTCCCTGAGCCCGGAGGAGCAGCGCCACTACGGCGTCAGCCCCCGCCGCGTCGCCCAGGCCCAGCAGCAGCAACAGCAGCAGGTGCCGGCCGGCGCCCGCCCGCAGGGTGACGGCGTCCCGAACCAGCACCACGGGCAGCTGCCCGCCGACCAGGTGGCGCGCATCCCGGGCGGCGGCCAGCCGCCGAGACCCGGCTCGCACCGGATGCCACCGCCGCGCGACAACGGGCCAGGTGGCCGGTGA
- a CDS encoding ABC transporter permease, which yields MLRETGNLFALGLDIVRGLFQRPFQLREFIQQSWFIASVTILPTALVAIPFGAVISLQFGSLARQLGAQSYTGAGSVLATVQQASPLVTALLVAGAGGSAVCADIGARTIREEIAAMEVLGVSAVQRLIVPRTLAMMLVALLLNGMVSVIGVLGGYFFNVVLQGGTPGAYLASFSALAQLPDLWVGELKALIFGFIAAVVASYRGLNPSGGPKGVGDAVNQSVVITFLMLFVVNFVITLIYLQIVPGKLD from the coding sequence ATGCTCCGAGAGACCGGGAACCTGTTCGCACTCGGCCTGGACATCGTCCGCGGCCTGTTCCAGCGCCCGTTCCAGCTGCGGGAGTTCATCCAGCAGTCGTGGTTCATCGCGAGCGTGACCATCCTGCCGACGGCCCTGGTGGCGATCCCGTTCGGCGCGGTCATCTCGCTGCAGTTCGGTTCGCTCGCCCGCCAGCTGGGCGCGCAGTCCTACACCGGCGCGGGCTCCGTGCTCGCCACCGTGCAGCAGGCCAGTCCGCTGGTCACCGCGCTGCTGGTGGCGGGCGCGGGCGGCTCCGCCGTCTGCGCCGACATCGGCGCCCGGACCATCCGCGAAGAGATCGCCGCGATGGAGGTGCTCGGCGTCTCCGCGGTGCAGCGGCTGATCGTGCCGCGCACCCTCGCGATGATGCTGGTCGCGTTGCTGCTCAACGGCATGGTCAGCGTCATCGGTGTGCTGGGCGGCTACTTCTTCAACGTCGTGCTGCAGGGCGGGACGCCGGGTGCCTACCTGGCGAGCTTCTCCGCCCTCGCCCAGCTGCCCGACCTCTGGGTCGGTGAGCTCAAGGCGCTGATCTTCGGGTTCATCGCCGCCGTCGTCGCGTCCTACCGGGGTCTCAACCCTTCCGGCGGCCCGAAGGGCGTCGGGGACGCGGTGAACCAGTCGGTGGTCATCACGTTCCTCATGCTGTTCGTCGTGAACTTCGTGATCACCCTGATCTACCTGCAGATCGTGCCCGGAAAGCTGGACTAG
- a CDS encoding ABC transporter permease — protein sequence MTFLQGAKRVANRPLQTLDTLGDQMSFYGRALLWTPRTLRRYTKEVLRLLAEVSFGSGSLAVIGGTVGVMVGLTLFTGVLVGLQGYSALNSIGTSAFTGFLTAFFNTREIAPLVAGLALSATVGAGFTAQLGAMRISEEIDALEVMGVPSLPYLVTTRIIAGFVAVIPLYIIGLLSSYLASRLVVIYIYNQSAGTYDHYFDLFLPPQDVLYSFIKVLLFSVLIILSHCYFGYRATGGPAGVGVAVGKAVRLSIVTVSIMNFFIGFAIWGTDVTVRIAG from the coding sequence ATGACGTTCCTCCAGGGCGCGAAACGCGTCGCCAACCGACCCCTGCAGACGCTGGACACCCTCGGTGACCAGATGTCGTTCTACGGCCGGGCACTGCTGTGGACGCCGCGGACGCTGCGCCGTTACACCAAAGAGGTCCTCCGGCTGCTGGCCGAGGTGAGCTTCGGGTCCGGCTCGCTCGCGGTCATCGGCGGCACGGTCGGCGTGATGGTCGGCCTGACGCTGTTCACCGGTGTCCTCGTCGGTCTCCAGGGCTACTCGGCGCTGAACTCGATCGGGACGTCGGCCTTCACCGGCTTCCTGACGGCGTTCTTCAACACGCGCGAGATCGCGCCGCTGGTCGCAGGCCTCGCCCTGAGCGCCACGGTCGGCGCCGGCTTCACCGCGCAGCTGGGTGCGATGCGGATCTCCGAGGAGATCGACGCGCTGGAAGTCATGGGTGTGCCGAGCCTGCCGTACCTGGTGACCACGCGGATCATCGCCGGGTTCGTCGCGGTCATCCCGCTCTACATCATCGGCCTGCTGAGCTCGTACCTCGCGTCACGACTGGTCGTCATCTACATCTACAACCAGTCCGCCGGTACCTACGACCACTACTTCGACCTGTTCTTACCACCGCAGGACGTGCTCTATTCGTTCATCAAGGTGCTGCTCTTCAGCGTCTTGATCATCCTGTCGCACTGCTACTTCGGCTACCGCGCGACCGGCGGCCCGGCCGGCGTCGGCGTCGCGGTCGGCAAGGCCGTGCGCCTCTCCATCGTCACGGTGTCGATCATGAACTTCTTCATCGGGTTCGCCATCTGGGGAACCGACGTCACGGTAAGGATCGCGGGATGA
- a CDS encoding MCE family protein yields the protein MRTLRRRLLGLLLIAVMVGGVALSIALYDKAFTPVVTVKLQADKIGNQLIKQSDVKVRGLIVGSVEDITATADGAELTLALKPESAKLIPENVSARFLPKTLFGERFVSLEIPKDPSAKTLASGDVIPQDRTSSAVELDQAFEHLMPVLQAVQPQKLSATLTAISTALQGRGDQLGETLTQLGTYIGELNPHEPELQHNLKALAEFSDHLKDAAPDLVQSLDNLSTTTRTVVDQQQNLSNLYGSLTQASIDLQTFLQNNKENIISLADTARPTAELLAKYAPEYPCVISQMADNVPLIDQALGKGTDKPGLHATIEIIVPRAPYEAGKEEPRFEDKRGPRCYDMKDIPKPFPSEPPDGAFQDGTKHQAAPKTVGEGLNPAKFKADAAGNGAGAGDLAYSSAEQGFLADLLGPQLGMNAADVPGWSALLVGPLYRGAEVTVK from the coding sequence ATGAGGACGCTCCGACGCAGGCTGCTCGGCCTGCTGCTCATCGCCGTGATGGTCGGCGGGGTGGCGCTGTCCATCGCGCTCTACGACAAGGCGTTCACGCCGGTCGTCACGGTCAAGCTCCAGGCCGACAAGATCGGCAACCAGCTGATCAAGCAGTCCGACGTGAAGGTGCGCGGGCTGATCGTCGGCTCGGTCGAGGACATCACCGCCACCGCCGACGGCGCGGAGCTGACCCTGGCACTCAAGCCGGAGTCGGCGAAGCTGATTCCGGAGAACGTCTCGGCGCGGTTCCTGCCGAAGACGCTCTTCGGCGAGCGGTTCGTCTCGCTGGAGATCCCGAAGGACCCGTCGGCCAAGACGCTGGCCAGCGGCGACGTCATCCCGCAGGACCGCACGTCGAGCGCGGTCGAGCTGGACCAGGCGTTCGAGCACCTGATGCCGGTGCTGCAGGCCGTGCAGCCGCAGAAGCTGTCGGCGACGCTCACCGCGATCTCGACGGCGCTGCAGGGCCGCGGCGACCAGCTCGGCGAGACGCTGACGCAGCTGGGCACCTACATCGGCGAGCTGAACCCGCACGAGCCGGAGCTGCAGCACAACCTCAAGGCGCTCGCGGAGTTCTCCGACCACCTGAAGGACGCCGCGCCGGACCTGGTGCAGAGCCTCGACAACCTGAGCACGACCACCCGGACCGTGGTCGACCAGCAGCAGAACCTGTCGAACCTCTACGGCAGCCTGACCCAGGCCTCGATCGACCTGCAGACCTTCCTGCAGAACAACAAGGAAAACATCATCTCCCTCGCCGACACCGCCCGGCCGACGGCCGAGCTGCTGGCGAAGTACGCGCCGGAGTACCCCTGCGTGATCTCCCAGATGGCCGACAACGTCCCGCTGATCGACCAGGCGCTCGGCAAGGGCACCGACAAGCCCGGCCTGCACGCCACGATCGAGATCATCGTGCCGCGCGCGCCGTACGAGGCGGGCAAGGAAGAGCCGCGGTTCGAGGACAAGCGCGGGCCGCGCTGCTACGACATGAAGGACATCCCGAAGCCGTTCCCGTCCGAGCCGCCGGACGGCGCGTTCCAGGACGGGACCAAGCACCAGGCCGCGCCGAAGACGGTCGGCGAAGGCCTCAACCCGGCGAAGTTCAAGGCGGACGCGGCCGGCAACGGCGCGGGCGCCGGTGACCTGGCCTACTCGAGCGCGGAACAGGGCTTCCTGGCCGACCTGCTCGGCCCGCAGCTGGGCATGAACGCGGCGGACGTCCCGGGCTGGAGCGCCCTGCTCGTCGGCCCGCTGTACCGGGGCGCGGAGGTGACGGTCAAGTGA
- a CDS encoding MCE family protein, whose protein sequence is MRGLLAPLIKLGIFVVVTVLFTTILGISIANINTTSTNAYKARFTDATLLLPNDDVRIAGVRVGQVKDVKIVDKRQAEVEFEVDAGRQLPAGVTAQIKFRNLVGQRYVSLGEGENSGGKTLGPGGTIPLERTTPALDLTELFNGFKPLFTALNPDDVNKLSYEVIQVLQGEGGTVESLLSHTASLATTIANKDQVIGEVIDNLNSVLDTVNAHTPQLNDLIIKLQQLTSGLAADRKPIGDAIESLGNLAQTTSGLLGEVREPLKNDISALGNLTDQLNKNEPELEHFIQFLPTKVSTLTRTADYGSWFNFYACEFTGSVSLPPLINDVPLPLIPANRERCKG, encoded by the coding sequence GTGAGGGGCCTGCTCGCGCCGCTGATCAAGCTCGGCATCTTCGTCGTGGTCACCGTGCTGTTCACGACGATCCTCGGGATCAGCATCGCCAACATCAACACCACCAGCACCAACGCCTACAAGGCGCGCTTCACCGACGCGACGCTCCTGCTGCCCAACGACGACGTCCGCATCGCCGGCGTCCGGGTCGGGCAGGTCAAGGACGTCAAGATCGTCGACAAGCGCCAGGCCGAGGTCGAGTTCGAGGTCGACGCCGGCCGGCAGCTGCCGGCCGGGGTGACCGCGCAGATCAAGTTCCGCAACCTGGTCGGCCAGCGCTACGTCTCCCTCGGCGAAGGCGAGAACAGCGGCGGCAAGACGCTCGGCCCCGGCGGCACCATCCCGTTGGAGCGGACCACCCCGGCGCTGGACCTGACCGAACTGTTCAACGGCTTCAAGCCGCTGTTCACCGCGCTCAACCCGGACGACGTCAACAAGCTGTCGTACGAGGTCATCCAGGTCCTGCAGGGCGAGGGCGGCACCGTCGAAAGCCTGCTCTCGCACACCGCGTCGCTGGCCACCACGATCGCGAACAAGGACCAGGTGATCGGTGAGGTCATCGACAACCTCAACTCGGTCCTCGACACGGTCAACGCGCACACGCCGCAGCTCAACGACCTGATCATCAAGCTGCAGCAGCTGACCTCCGGCCTCGCCGCCGACCGCAAGCCGATCGGCGACGCGATCGAGAGCCTCGGCAACCTGGCCCAGACGACGTCCGGGCTCCTCGGCGAGGTCCGCGAGCCGCTGAAGAACGACATCAGCGCGCTCGGCAACCTCACGGACCAGCTCAACAAGAACGAGCCGGAGCTGGAGCACTTCATCCAGTTCCTGCCGACCAAGGTGAGCACGCTGACCCGCACCGCGGACTACGGGTCCTGGTTCAACTTCTACGCCTGCGAGTTCACCGGGAGCGTCAGCTTGCCGCCGCTGATCAACGACGTGCCCCTGCCCCTGATCCCGGCCAACCGGGAGAGGTGCAAGGGATGA
- a CDS encoding MCE family protein, with amino-acid sequence MKSFQKRNPVPIALVGIAVLALGFLAALNSDDLPVIGGGTTYTAEFSEASGLQKDNDVRVAGVKVGKVSDIELDGASVKVSFKVKDAWLGDRTSAAIKIKTLLGQKYLSLDPQGQGALDPATAIPRDRTMAPYDVLDAFRGLSQTVDNIDTKQLAQSFDTISQTFANTPEDVKGALSGLSKLSDTIASRDQQLSNLLANTREVSQTLVDRDAEVQKLLTDGNKLLDELSKREDAITSLLNGSRELATQLQGLIDDNDKQLDPVLTSLDQLTSMLQRNQDSLADGIKKFAPFIRVFTNTIGNGRWFDNYICGLLLPSFGPINEEGCYTK; translated from the coding sequence ATGAAGTCCTTCCAGAAGCGCAACCCCGTCCCGATCGCCCTGGTCGGCATCGCCGTGCTGGCGCTCGGCTTCCTCGCCGCGCTCAACTCCGACGACCTGCCGGTGATCGGCGGCGGCACCACCTACACCGCCGAGTTCAGCGAAGCCTCCGGCCTGCAGAAGGACAACGACGTCCGGGTCGCCGGCGTCAAGGTCGGCAAGGTCAGCGACATCGAGCTCGACGGCGCGTCGGTCAAGGTGTCGTTCAAGGTCAAGGACGCCTGGCTGGGCGACCGGACCAGCGCCGCGATCAAGATCAAGACCCTGCTCGGCCAGAAGTACCTGTCGCTGGACCCGCAGGGCCAGGGCGCGCTCGACCCGGCCACGGCGATCCCGCGGGACCGCACGATGGCCCCCTACGACGTGCTCGACGCCTTCCGCGGGCTCTCCCAGACCGTCGACAACATCGACACCAAGCAGCTGGCGCAGAGCTTCGACACCATCTCGCAGACCTTCGCCAACACGCCGGAAGACGTGAAGGGCGCGCTGTCGGGCCTGTCGAAGCTGTCGGACACCATCGCGTCGCGCGACCAGCAGCTGTCCAACCTGCTGGCGAACACCCGCGAGGTGTCGCAGACGCTGGTCGACCGCGACGCCGAGGTGCAGAAGCTGCTCACCGACGGCAACAAGCTGCTGGACGAGCTGTCGAAGCGCGAAGACGCGATCACGTCGCTGCTGAACGGCTCCCGTGAGCTGGCGACGCAGCTGCAGGGCCTGATCGACGACAACGACAAGCAGCTCGACCCGGTGCTCACCTCGCTGGACCAGCTGACGTCGATGTTGCAGCGCAACCAGGACTCCCTGGCCGACGGCATCAAGAAGTTCGCGCCGTTCATCCGCGTCTTCACCAACACCATCGGCAACGGGCGCTGGTTCGACAACTACATCTGCGGTCTGCTGCTGCCGTCGTTCGGCCCGATCAACGAAGAGGGGTGCTACACGAAATGA
- a CDS encoding MCE family protein yields MSDTRFGQALTRGFTIAIVLALVVAGGIWWTLKDAGRNHLTAYFAGAVGLYEGNSVRMLGVDMGTVTKIQPMGNQVKVELEYDRSVAVPADAKALIVAPSLVSDRYVQLAPAYTGGPRISDGAVIGLDRTEVPLEVDQLASSLARVSETLGPNGANKNGSLSNLLNTAAANVDGNGQALHDTITKLGQAAGTLAGNKDDLFSTVENLGKFSQTLADSDKSVRNFESQLADVSGYLASEKDNLAATVQQLGTTLTAVQSFIDANHDRLKSNVDKLAGVTKVLVDQRSSLAEILDVAPVGLSNLVNTYNGSAGTLDARPNLNELTQPPLVMICRLLKQTPDALDALGNICEGIAGVVDGLVPLPSVAQTVQALQAGKLPPLPLPIAGQLYGTGGGQ; encoded by the coding sequence ATGAGTGACACCCGCTTCGGCCAGGCCCTCACCCGGGGCTTCACCATCGCGATCGTCCTCGCGCTCGTCGTCGCCGGCGGGATCTGGTGGACCCTGAAGGACGCCGGCCGCAACCACCTGACCGCGTACTTCGCCGGCGCCGTCGGCCTTTACGAGGGCAACAGCGTGCGGATGCTCGGCGTCGACATGGGCACGGTCACCAAGATCCAGCCCATGGGCAACCAGGTGAAGGTCGAGCTCGAGTACGACCGCTCGGTCGCCGTCCCGGCCGACGCGAAGGCGCTCATCGTGGCGCCGTCGCTGGTGTCGGACCGCTACGTCCAGCTCGCCCCGGCCTACACCGGCGGCCCGCGGATCTCCGACGGCGCGGTGATCGGCCTCGACCGCACCGAGGTGCCCCTCGAAGTCGACCAGCTGGCGTCCAGCCTGGCCCGGGTCAGCGAGACCCTCGGCCCGAACGGCGCCAACAAGAACGGGTCGCTGTCGAACCTGCTGAACACCGCGGCGGCCAACGTCGACGGCAACGGCCAGGCGCTGCACGACACGATCACCAAGCTCGGCCAGGCGGCCGGGACGCTGGCCGGCAACAAGGACGACCTGTTCTCCACGGTGGAGAACCTCGGCAAGTTCTCGCAGACGCTGGCCGACTCCGACAAGTCGGTCCGCAACTTCGAGAGCCAGCTCGCCGACGTCAGCGGCTACCTCGCTTCCGAGAAGGACAACCTGGCCGCGACCGTGCAGCAGCTGGGCACCACGCTCACCGCGGTGCAGTCGTTCATCGACGCCAACCACGACCGGCTCAAGTCCAACGTGGACAAGCTGGCCGGGGTCACCAAGGTGCTCGTCGACCAACGCAGCTCGCTCGCCGAGATCCTCGACGTCGCCCCGGTCGGTCTGAGCAACCTGGTCAACACCTACAACGGTTCGGCGGGCACGCTCGACGCCCGGCCGAACCTCAACGAGCTGACCCAGCCCCCGCTGGTGATGATCTGCCGGCTGCTCAAGCAGACCCCGGACGCGCTCGACGCGCTCGGCAACATCTGCGAGGGCATCGCCGGCGTGGTCGACGGGCTGGTCCCGCTGCCCTCCGTGGCGCAGACCGTCCAGGCGTTGCAGGCGGGCAAGCTCCCGCCGCTGCCGCTGCCCATCGCCGGGCAGCTCTACGGCACGGGAGGTGGCCAGTGA